One window from the genome of Schistocerca piceifrons isolate TAMUIC-IGC-003096 chromosome 1, iqSchPice1.1, whole genome shotgun sequence encodes:
- the LOC124789727 gene encoding gustatory receptor for sugar taste 43a-like, translating into MGVVCGQLLRSTRPPAGSDAELEELATRAGQPGAAQAAGAEVRRLQRARMALHRCARLCSLHFGPALLLAVLGDFVVMTGTAYWLIVLTSQADRNADIVVNMYALTTGLCRHLMVCWVCSSAAERTDRARLLLSRLQPLLRPGPALGVLQLPVERLRVSAMGFCDINLQTFTTTVCAAVTYLVILVQFHK; encoded by the coding sequence ATGGGCGTCGTCTGTGGTCAGCTGCTGAGGAGTACCCGGCCACCGGCGGGCAGTGACGCTGAGCTGGAAGAACTGGCGACGCGCGCAGGACAGCCGGGGGCGGCGCAGGCGGCGGGAGCGGAGGTGCGGCGGCTGCAGCGCGCCAGGATGGCCCTCCACCGCTGCGCCCGCCTCTGCAGCCTCCACTTCGGACCCGCCCTGCTACTGGCCGTCTTGGGGGATTTCGTCGTCATGACTGGCACTGCCTATTGGCTCATAGTCTTGACATCACAAGCAGACAGGAATGCGGATATAGTCGTGAACATGTATGCCCTGACTACCGGTCTGTGTCGCCATCTGATGGTCTGCTGGGTGTGTTCCTCTGCGGCTGAGCGCACCGACAGAGCTCGCCTATTGCTGTCGAGACTGCAGCCCCTGCTACGTCCCGGGCCAGCACTCGGTGTTCTGCAACTTCCTGTGGAGAGACTACGAGTTTCCGCCATGGGGTTTTGTGACATCAACCTCCAGACCTTCACAACCACTGTTTGTGCTGCAGTCACTTATCTCGTGATACTTGTTCAATTTCATAAGTAA